In the Leptospira wolffii serovar Khorat str. Khorat-H2 genome, GCCAATGCCAAGTCCGTAGAGGACTATTTCGGAAAAAAATCCAGGGAATGGCGCCTCGTTAAATCTTTAAGATTATACGATAAAGAAGGTTCTTCGGATAAGGCCCAAGAAGCGGACGATGAGCTTGCTGCCGGAACTATATTACGGGAGCTTGATAGAAAAGAAAGATGGATCAAGGTTGAGAATCCGAGCGGCCGAGAACCGAAAGAAGGTTGGGTCCATACTTTGAATCTGACCACTCAAGAACATTGGGCAAAGTTGGACGAGGAATCCCAGCCTTGTTTCCAGTTAAAGAAATTTGCCGGTTTTTGGTATAATGCGGAAGAGGAACTATATATTTGTAGTCCAGGGGAAGGACTGGCCAATCAGTTCGAAGATGCGAGGTCGGAGATACACGGATTCGATAACCTAAAGCAAACAAAACGAGGCTTTGAGATGGACGGGATGATGTTTACCGACTATGACGAAGGCTCGAGTCCTCCTGAATATAAGATCCAATTAATATCGTTGGGCCCTTTAAAGTTACGATATATTCTGAATGGTCAGCCAAGGGAATATGTGAAGAATATTCCGACATCCGTAGTTTCAAATGATCTAAAGTTTAGATGGAAAGGATCGAACGATAGGTTTCCAGAGGTGGAATTAAATCTTTGCAAAAAGAATTTTGCGAAGGATGAGGATTCGAAAAATTCTCCTCGATCTTTTGATACACTGCATATTCTTCGCAATCGTAAGGATTACTACGATAAAAAGATCGATATCATTTTTATACCAGAGATCGCCGAGGCATTTCGGTATGATCCGGAATCGGACACGATAGAATGGAGTAAAGTCGTGGATGCTCCCAGGCTGGTGAAGTTGAGTTGCGATTAAGATACATTCGGAAAATAGAATGTGATTTTCGCTTATTGGTTTCGGACTTACTGCATGGCCTCTCTTTCGGAATGGTGCATGTAAGTTTGTGAAAAATCTTTCCAATTCTTCAGTGAACGGAAATTCGGTTCCTCCGTCTTTCGATTAAGCGCGCCCCCGCCCATCATCGGGAATAGGGGAGGAGGGCTTGCGGGAAGAAGCCGGGATTTGCTTTAACAGAAAAGTTTCGATCCTGCAACATGTATTCACTAGTTCAGCGGAATTTTTATTCCATTTACGTGAAATCCATATTGAGCGAAGGCTATGGATCATTGATTATGAATATAAGGGTGGGATGATAAGCATTCGCAGTAGTCTTCTTCGGAAGTCCGAATTGATCTCTCAGTTCGCTTCGGTATATTTCGCGAAGTTATCCAGTATGGCCTGCCAGCCCCCTCTTTGCATCTCGATAGGATTCTGGTTTTCCGGATCGAAGGTAACCGTTACATGGGTTTTATCGCCCTTATCCTCAAAGGTGACAGTTACCTGTCTTTCATCTCCCATCGTGTATGTGAAGTTTTTGTGATCGGCGATTGAATCATAGATTGCTCCAAACTCGAATCCAAAACTTCCGTCTTTGGCCTCCATTCTTGCGCTATACTTGCCGCCCGGTCTCATATCGTTCTTGGCCCAAGGACAATGCCAATCGTCGGTGGCAAAATTCCAGTTAACAATATGAGAAGGATTGGTGTAGTAGTCCCAAACCTTTTTGATCTCTGCAGCAATCGTAGCTTGAATTGTGATTTTCTCGGAATTCATTCTGAAGAATGTAACGGATCTTACTCCCGTGCGGAAAGCATTTTTACTTATCGGAATCTATCATTTTGGAAAAATGGAATGGCGGATCGTTGAGAATTGGGGATGGCTCTTTGGATTCAAACTGTTCAGGATTGCCGGGAAGCGAATGTTCGGGTTATGAGAATAGCTTTTGATTTGTCTGCGAAAGGAAATTTTATTCCACCGTCTGTGAGTCAAGATCGCCCCCGCCCGGTCGTCTTCTCGCTCTCTAATCGAATTGATTGCAGTGCAGTTTGTCCATTTGATATTTGCCTTCGCGATACTCAGGCACCCTTCGGGTTTTTCGCTCTCTATGGGTCGCTCAAAAGGTCCGCTGCAACGCTTTCGCTCACAAGCTTCGAATCCTTCCGGATGTTTTGATTGTTTGGGATTTTATTTTATGGAAAGGAGAATCTCTATTGGGCAGGGAAGGATTCGCCGTTACGCAGTCTCACCTCGTGTTCGACTTGGCTCCACGGCGTCTTGTTCGCGCCTTCGTCCATCCATGGACTCGGCACGCGTTTGCTTACGCTCTCTATGGATCGCTACAAACGCTTTCGCTCACAAGCTTCGAATCCTTCCGGATGTTTTGATTGTTTGGGATTTTATTTTATGGAAAGGAGAATCTCTATTGGGCAGGGAAGGATTCGCCGTTACGCAGTCTCACCTCGTGTTCGACTTGGCTCCACGGCGTCTTGTTCGCGCCTTCGTCCATCCATGGACTCGGCACGCGTTTGCTTACGCTCTCTATGGATCGCTGCAAACGCTTTCGCTCACAAGCTTCGAATCCTTCCGGATGTTTTTGATTGTTTAGGATTTTATTTTATGGAAAGGAGAATCTCTATTGGGCAGGGAAGGATTCGAACCTTCGAAGGCTTGGCCAGCAGATTTACAGTCTGCCCTCGTTGACCGCTTGAGTACCTACCCGTTATTGAATGCCATTATTTTTGGCAGGGTGGGTCGGTCAATCTTATTCGCGAAAGGAATGAGCTGCCTATAGGAATCGAACCCACAACCGGCTGATTACAAATCAGCTGCTCTACCAATTGAGCTAAGGCAGCATTCTAAGACAGTTTCGGATTCCGACTCGCCGGGTCAATCGATTTTAAAAAGGATTTTCTCCATCCGAGGCTTCGGGTCCACTGGACAGATGTCCTTGTTTCTCATCAATACCGGAATGACTTGCTCTATCCTATTGTTCTATTTGGGATATTGGTTTCGGTTTCGCAATAACCGCTTGCACCGAATCTTAAACGGATTCGGAATCCTATTCAATCTGGTAACGGCGGTTTATCTTCTTGGCTTGAAATATCTGGGTGGAGGGATGGAGCAGGCGGGACTTGTCGCCACTGTCCCTAGGGAATATGTGGACATTCATCGGGCGATCGCGGCCCTGACTCTCTTGATGATGTTATTGATGGGTTGGTCCGGATGGATGGGAAAAAAAGAATTCCATAGGAAGCTTCATTTTATTTTTCTACCATTATATACTCTCGTGTACCTCTCGGGGCTTTTTCTGTTCCGTTCGGGACATTAATTTTCGGAGTCGATGACCGACATGGAAGAAACCAAGGAAATCAAAGTATTCGCCAATAATATCCGTAAGAACGTAATCAAAATGGTTACCGCCGCTAAGTCGGGTCACCCCGGCGGTCCTCTGGGACTCGCGGATATCTACGCGGTTCTATACAAGAAAGTCCTGAATCATAAGCCCTCCGATCCGGATTGGGAAGATCGGGATCGTCTGATTCTTTCCAACGGTCACGTTTGCGCGGTTCGTTATGCCGCTATGGCTCAGGCGGGCTTTTTCCCGGAATCCGAACTTCTTACCTTCCGTAATATCAACTCCAAGCTCCAA is a window encoding:
- a CDS encoding SH3 domain-containing protein → MGKRSVYVLFFSVLLFGGCRSQETGELVLTGESTLRFRPDFSSKGNEKLATGEKVVIQEKGDLVSTRSGKFQWFRVLTKDGSEGWIFGANAKSVEDYFGKKSREWRLVKSLRLYDKEGSSDKAQEADDELAAGTILRELDRKERWIKVENPSGREPKEGWVHTLNLTTQEHWAKLDEESQPCFQLKKFAGFWYNAEEELYICSPGEGLANQFEDARSEIHGFDNLKQTKRGFEMDGMMFTDYDEGSSPPEYKIQLISLGPLKLRYILNGQPREYVKNIPTSVVSNDLKFRWKGSNDRFPEVELNLCKKNFAKDEDSKNSPRSFDTLHILRNRKDYYDKKIDIIFIPEIAEAFRYDPESDTIEWSKVVDAPRLVKLSCD
- a CDS encoding SRPBCC family protein; translated protein: MNSEKITIQATIAAEIKKVWDYYTNPSHIVNWNFATDDWHCPWAKNDMRPGGKYSARMEAKDGSFGFEFGAIYDSIADHKNFTYTMGDERQVTVTFEDKGDKTHVTVTFDPENQNPIEMQRGGWQAILDNFAKYTEAN